In Erigeron canadensis voucher CCANA20171209 chloroplast, complete genome, one DNA window encodes the following:
- the atpF gene encoding ATP synthase CF0 subunit I, which produces MKNVTDSFVSFGHWPSAGSFGFNTDILATNLINLSVVLGVLIFFGKGVLSDLLDNRKQRILNTIRNSEELREGAIDQLEKARARLRKVEIEADQFRVNGYSEIEREKLNLIDSTYKTLEQLENYKNETIIFEQQKASNQVRQRVFQQALQGALGTLNSCLNSELHLRTISANIGILGAMKQITD; this is translated from the exons ATGAAAAATGTAACCGATTCTTTCGTTTCTTTCGGCCACTGGCCATCCGCCGGGAGTTTCGGGTTTAATACCGATATTTTAGCAACAAATCTAATAAATCTAAGTGTAGTGCTTGGGGTGTTGATCTTTTTTGGAAAGGGAGTGT TAAGTGATTTATTAGATAATCGAAAACAGAGAATCTTGAATACTATTAGAAATTCAGAAGAATTGCGCGAGGGGGCCATCGACCAGCTGGAAAAAGCCCGGGCTCGCTTACGGAAAGTAGAAATAGAAGCAGATCAGTTTCGCGTGAATGGATATTCTGAGATAGAGCGAGAAAAATTGAATTTAATTGATTCAACTTATAAGACTTTGGAACAACTAGAAAATTATAAAAATGAAACTATAATTTTTGAACAACAAAAGGCCAGTAATCAAGTCCGGCAACGGGTTTTCCAACAAGCCTTACAAGGAGCTCTAGGAACCCTGAATAGTTGTTTAAACAGCGAGTTACATTTACGTACTATCAGTGCCAATATTGGCATTTTGGGGGCGATGAAACAAATAACGGATTAG
- the psbD gene encoding photosystem II protein D2 encodes MTIALGKFTKDENDLFDIMDDWLRRDRFVFVGWSGLLLFPCAYFAVGGWFTGTTFVTSWYTHGLASSYLEGCNFLTAAVSTPANSLAHSLLLLWGPEAQGDFTRWCQLGGLWTFVALHGAFGLIGFMLRQFELARSVQLRPYNAIAFSGPIAVFVSVFLIYPLGQSGWFFAPSFGVAAIFRFILFFQGFHNWTLNPFHMMGVAGVLGAALLCAIHGATVENTLFEDGDGANTFRAFNPTQAEETYSMVTANRFWSQIFGVAFSNKRWLHFFMLFVPVTGLWMSALGVVGLALNLRAYDFVSQEIRAAEDPEFETFYTKNILLNEGIRAWMAAQDQPHENLIFPEEVLPRGNAL; translated from the coding sequence ATGACTATAGCCCTTGGTAAATTTACCAAAGACGAAAATGATTTGTTTGATATTATGGATGACTGGTTACGTAGGGACCGTTTCGTTTTTGTAGGCTGGTCCGGCTTATTGCTCTTTCCTTGTGCCTATTTCGCTGTAGGGGGTTGGTTCACGGGTACAACCTTTGTAACTTCATGGTATACCCATGGATTGGCCAGTTCCTATTTGGAAGGCTGCAATTTCTTAACTGCTGCGGTTTCTACTCCTGCTAATAGTTTAGCACATTCTTTATTATTACTATGGGGTCCTGAAGCACAAGGAGATTTTACTCGTTGGTGTCAATTAGGCGGTCTGTGGACTTTTGTTGCTCTCCACGGTGCTTTCGGACTAATAGGTTTCATGTTACGTCAATTCGAACTTGCTCGATCTGTTCAATTGCGCCCTTATAATGCAATCGCATTCTCTGGTCCAATTGCCGTTTTTGTTTCTGTATTCCTGATTTATCCACTAGGTCAGTCTGGTTGGTTCTTTGCGCCTAGTTTTGGTGTAGCAGCTATATTTCGATTTATCCTCTTTTTTCAAGGATTTCATAACTGGACATTGAACCCATTTCATATGATGGGAGTTGCTGGTGTATTGGGCGCTGCTTTGCTATGCGCTATTCATGGTGCTACTGTAGAAAATACTTTATTTGAAGATGGTGATGGCGCAAATACATTCCGTGCTTTTAACCCAACTCAAGCTGAAGAAACTTATTCAATGGTCACCGCTAATCGCTTTTGGTCCCAAATCTTTGGGGTTGCTTTTTCCAATAAACGTTGGTTACATTTCTTTATGTTATTTGTACCGGTAACTGGTTTATGGATGAGTGCTCTTGGAGTAGTCGGTTTGGCCTTGAACCTACGTGCCTATGACTTCGTTTCTCAGGAAATTCGCGCGGCGGAAGATCCTGAATTTGAGACTTTCTACACCAAAAATATTCTATTAAACGAAGGTATTCGTGCTTGGATGGCGGCTCAAGATCAGCCTCATGAAAACCTTATATTCCCTGAGGAGGTTCTACCCCGTGGAAACGCTCTTTAA
- the atpI gene encoding ATP synthase CF0 subunit IV produces the protein MNVLSCSINTLNGLYDLSGVEVGQHFYWKIGGFQVHGQVLITSWVVIAILLGSAALAVRNPQTIPTGGQNFFEYVLEFIRDVSKTQIGEEYGPWVPFIGTMFLFIFVSNWAGALLPWKIIQLPHGELAAPTNDINTTVALALLTSVAYFYAGLTKKGLGYFGKYIQPTPILLPINILEDFTKPLSLSFRLFGNILADELVVVVLVSLVPSVVPIPVMFLGLFTSGIQALIFATLAAAYIGESMEGHH, from the coding sequence ATGAATGTTCTATCATGTTCCATCAACACACTAAATGGGTTATATGATCTATCCGGTGTGGAAGTAGGCCAACATTTTTATTGGAAAATCGGAGGTTTCCAAGTCCACGGCCAAGTACTTATTACTTCTTGGGTTGTAATTGCTATCTTATTAGGTTCAGCCGCTCTAGCCGTTCGGAACCCACAAACCATTCCGACCGGCGGTCAGAATTTCTTCGAATATGTCCTTGAATTTATTCGAGATGTGAGTAAAACTCAAATTGGAGAAGAATATGGTCCTTGGGTTCCTTTTATTGGAACTATGTTTCTATTTATTTTTGTTTCTAATTGGGCAGGCGCCCTTTTACCGTGGAAAATCATACAATTACCTCATGGGGAATTAGCCGCACCGACTAATGATATAAATACTACAGTTGCTTTGGCTTTACTCACGTCAGTGGCATATTTCTATGCGGGTCTTACCAAAAAAGGATTAGGTTATTTCGGGAAATATATTCAACCAACTCCAATTCTTTTACCTATTAACATCTTAGAAGATTTCACAAAGCCCCTATCACTTAGTTTTCGACTTTTCGGAAATATATTAGCCGATGAATTAGTAGTTGTTGTTCTTGTTTCTTTAGTACCTTCAGTGGTTCCGATCCCTGTTATGTTCCTTGGATTATTTACAAGTGGTATTCAAGCTCTTATTTTTGCAACTTTAGCCGCGGCTTATATAGGTGAATCCATGGAGGGCCACCATTGA
- the rpoC2 gene encoding RNA polymerase beta'' subunit — MEVLMAERPTQVFHNNVIDGTAMKRLISRFIDHYGIGYTSHILDQVKTLGFRQATAASISLGIDDLLTIPSKRWLVQDAEQQSFILEKHHHYGNVHAVEKLRQSIEIWYATSEYLRQEMNPNFRMTDPFNPVHIMSFSGARGNASQVHQLVGMRGLMSDPQGQMIDLPIQSNLREGLSLTEYIISCYGARKGVVDTAIRTSDAGYLTRRLVEVVQHIVVRRTDCGTVRGISVSPRNGMMTDRIFIQTLIGRVLADHIYIGSRCIATRNQDIGVGLVNRFITFRAQPISIRTPFTCRSTSWICQLCYGRSPAHDDLVELGEAVGIIAGQSIGEPGTQLTLRTFHTGGVFTGGTAEHVRAPSNGKIKFNEDLVHPTRTRHGHPAFLCSRDLYVTIESEDIIHNVCIPPKSFLLVQNDQYVESEQVIAEIRARTSTLNLKEKVRKHIYSDSEGEMHWNTDVYHAPEFTYGNIHLLPKTSHLWILLGEPWRSSPGPCSIHKDQDQMNAYSLSVKRRYISNPSVTNNQVRHKFFSSYFYGKNQKGDKIPDYSELNRMTGTSRCNLRNPAVLEGNSDLLAKRRRNRVIIPLESIQEDENQLIPSSGISIEIPRNGILRRNSILAYFDDPRYIRKSSGLTKYETRELNSIVNEEELIEYRGVKVFWPKYQKEVNPFFFIPVEVHILAESCSIMVRHNSIIGIDTQITLNRRSRVGGLVRVKKKAEKIKLIIFSGDIHFPGKTNKAFRLIPPGGGKQNSKEYKKLKNWLYIQRMKLSRYEKKYFVLVQPVIPYKKTDGINLGRLFPPDLLQESDNLQLRVVNYILYYDPILEIWDTSIQLVRTCLVLNWDQDKKIEKACASFVEIRTNGLIRDFLRIDLAKSPILYTGKRNDLSGSGLISENRPDRANVNPFSSIYSYSKARIQESLNPNQGTIHTLLNRNKESQSLIILSSSNCSRTGPFNDVKSTNVIKESIKEDPPIPIRNPLGPLGTGFPIYNFDLFSDLITHNKMLVTNYLQLDNLKQIFQILKYYLLDEKGKVYNPYSCSNIILNPFNLNWYFLHYNCCEEASTIVSLGQFLCENVCIAKKGPHLKSGQVLILQVDSVVIRSAKPYLATPGATVHGHYGEILCEGDTLVTFIYEKSRSGDITQGLPKVEQVLEVRSIDSISMNLEKRIETWNKCITRILGIPWAFLIGAELTIVQSRISLVNKVQKVYRSQGVQIHNRHIEIIVRQITSKVLVSEDEMSNVFSPGELIELLRAERMGRALEEAICYQAVLLGITRASMNTQSFISEASFQETARVLAKAALLGRIDWLKGLKENVVLGGMIPVGSGFKAPSSESNNIPNNIAFDLKKKNLLEGEMKDILFYHRKLFDSCLSKNFHDTQEQSFF, encoded by the coding sequence ATGGAGGTACTGATGGCAGAACGGCCCACTCAGGTCTTTCACAATAACGTGATAGACGGAACTGCCATGAAACGACTTATTAGTCGATTTATTGATCACTATGGAATAGGATATACATCACATATCCTGGATCAAGTAAAGACTCTGGGTTTCCGACAAGCTACCGCCGCATCCATTTCATTAGGAATTGATGATCTTTTAACAATACCTTCTAAAAGATGGCTAGTTCAAGACGCTGAACAACAAAGTTTTATTTTGGAAAAACACCATCATTATGGAAATGTACACGCCGTAGAAAAATTACGTCAATCGATCGAGATCTGGTATGCCACAAGTGAATATTTGCGACAAGAAATGAATCCTAATTTTCGGATGACCGATCCTTTTAATCCAGTCCATATAATGTCTTTTTCGGGAGCCAGAGGAAATGCATCTCAGGTACATCAATTAGTAGGTATGAGAGGATTAATGTCGGATCCCCAAGGTCAAATGATTGATTTACCCATTCAAAGCAATTTACGCGAAGGACTCTCTTTAACAGAATATATTATTTCTTGCTATGGAGCCCGTAAAGGAGTTGTGGATACCGCTATCCGAACATCAGATGCAGGATACCTCACGCGCAGACTTGTTGAAGTAGTTCAACACATTGTTGTCCGTCGAACAGATTGTGGCACCGTCCGAGGTATTTCTGTAAGTCCTCGAAATGGAATGATGACCGACAGGATTTTTATCCAAACATTAATTGGGCGTGTATTAGCGGATCATATATATATAGGTTCGCGATGCATTGCTACTAGAAATCAAGATATTGGGGTTGGACTTGTTAATAGATTCATAACTTTTAGAGCACAACCAATCTCTATTCGAACCCCCTTTACTTGTAGGAGTACATCTTGGATTTGTCAACTATGCTATGGCCGAAGCCCGGCTCACGACGACCTGGTCGAATTGGGAGAAGCTGTAGGTATTATTGCGGGTCAATCTATTGGAGAACCAGGTACTCAATTAACATTAAGAACTTTTCATACCGGCGGAGTATTCACAGGGGGTACTGCAGAACATGTCCGAGCCCCTTCTAATGGAAAAATAAAATTCAACGAGGATTTGGTTCATCCGACACGTACGCGTCATGGACATCCTGCTTTTCTATGTTCTAGAGACTTGTATGTAACTATTGAAAGTGAAGATATTATACACAATGTGTGTATTCCGCCTAAAAGTTTTCTTTTAGTTCAAAACGATCAATATGTAGAATCAGAACAAGTCATTGCTGAGATTCGCGCGAGAACATCCACTTTGAATTTGAAAGAGAAGGTTCGAAAACATATTTATTCTGACTCAGAAGGCGAAATGCACTGGAATACCGATGTGTACCATGCACCTGAATTCACATATGGTAATATTCATCTCTTACCAAAAACAAGTCATTTATGGATATTATTAGGGGAGCCCTGGAGATCCAGTCCAGGCCCCTGTTCGATCCACAAGGATCAAGATCAAATGAACGCTTATTCTCTTTCTGTTAAGCGAAGATATATTTCTAACCCCTCAGTAACTAATAATCAAGTGAGACACAAATTTTTTAGTTCGTATTTTTATGGTAAAAATCAAAAAGGAGATAAGATTCCTGATTATTCAGAACTTAATCGAATGACAGGTACCAGTCGTTGTAATCTCAGAAATCCGGCCGTTCTCGAGGGGAATTCGGATTTATTGGCAAAGAGGCGAAGAAATAGAGTCATCATCCCACTCGAATCGATTCAAGAGGACGAGAACCAATTAATACCTTCTTCAGGTATCTCAATTGAAATCCCGCGAAATGGCATTCTCCGTAGAAATAGTATTCTTGCTTATTTCGACGATCCTCGATATATAAGAAAGAGCTCGGGACTTACTAAATATGAGACTAGAGAACTGAATTCAATCGTTAATGAAGAGGAGTTGATTGAGTATCGAGGAGTCAAGGTATTTTGGCCAAAATACCAAAAGGAAGTAAATCCGTTTTTTTTTATTCCCGTGGAAGTCCACATTTTGGCCGAATCTTGTTCCATAATGGTACGGCACAATAGTATTATTGGGATAGATACACAAATCACTTTAAATAGAAGAAGTCGGGTAGGTGGATTGGTCCGAGTGAAGAAAAAAGCAGAAAAAATTAAACTAATAATCTTTTCTGGAGATATCCATTTTCCTGGAAAGACAAACAAGGCATTCCGATTGATACCACCAGGAGGGGGAAAACAAAATTCCAAAGAATACAAAAAATTGAAAAATTGGCTCTATATCCAACGAATGAAACTTTCCAGGTATGAAAAAAAATATTTTGTTTTGGTTCAACCTGTAATCCCATATAAAAAAACGGATGGTATAAATTTAGGAAGACTTTTCCCACCGGATCTCTTGCAAGAAAGTGATAATCTACAACTTCGAGTTGTCAACTATATCCTTTATTACGACCCTATTCTTGAAATTTGGGACACAAGTATTCAATTAGTTCGGACTTGTTTAGTGTTGAATTGGGACCAAGACAAAAAGATCGAAAAGGCCTGTGCTTCCTTTGTTGAAATAAGGACAAATGGTTTAATTAGAGATTTTCTACGAATCGACTTAGCGAAGTCACCTATTTTGTATACCGGAAAAAGAAATGATCTGTCGGGTTCAGGATTAATCTCTGAGAATCGACCAGATCGCGCTAATGTCAATCCGTTTTCTTCCATTTATTCCTATTCCAAGGCAAGGATTCAAGAATCCCTTAATCCAAATCAAGGAACTATTCATACGTTATTGAATCGAAATAAGGAATCTCAATCTTTGATAATTTTGTCATCATCCAATTGTTCTCGAACAGGCCCATTCAACGATGTAAAATCTACCAATGTGATAAAAGAATCAATCAAAGAGGACCCCCCAATTCCAATTAGGAATCCGTTGGGCCCCTTAGGAACAGGCTTTCCAATTTATAATTTTGATTTATTTTCCGATTTAATAACCCATAACAAAATGTTGGTAACTAACTATTTGCAACTTGACAATTTAAAACAGATTTTTCAAATACTTAAATATTATTTACTGGATGAAAAAGGTAAAGTTTATAATCCCTATTCGTGCAGTAACATCATTTTGAATCCATTCAATTTGAATTGGTATTTTCTGCATTACAATTGTTGTGAAGAGGCATCTACAATCGTTAGTCTTGGGCAGTTTCTTTGTGAAAATGTATGTATAGCCAAAAAAGGACCGCATTTAAAATCGGGTCAAGTTCTAATTCTTCAAGTTGACTCTGTGGTAATACGATCAGCTAAGCCTTATTTGGCTACTCCAGGAGCAACTGTTCATGGACATTACGGGGAAATCCTTTGCGAAGGAGATACATTAGTTACATTTATATATGAAAAATCAAGATCTGGTGATATAACGCAAGGTCTTCCAAAAGTAGAACAGGTGTTAGAAGTGCGTTCGATTGATTCAATATCGATGAATCTCGAAAAGAGGATTGAGACTTGGAACAAATGTATAACAAGAATTCTTGGAATTCCTTGGGCATTCCTGATCGGTGCTGAGCTAACTATAGTGCAAAGTCGTATCTCTTTGGTTAATAAGGTTCAAAAGGTTTATCGATCCCAAGGGGTGCAGATACATAATAGGCATATAGAAATTATTGTACGTCAAATAACATCAAAAGTATTGGTTTCAGAAGATGAAATGTCTAATGTTTTTTCGCCCGGAGAACTAATTGAATTGTTGCGAGCGGAACGAATGGGGCGCGCTTTGGAAGAAGCGATCTGTTACCAAGCCGTCTTATTGGGAATAACAAGAGCTTCTATGAATACTCAAAGTTTCATATCCGAAGCGAGTTTTCAAGAAACTGCTCGAGTTTTAGCAAAAGCAGCTCTCCTGGGGCGTATCGACTGGTTGAAAGGCCTGAAAGAAAACGTTGTTCTGGGGGGGATGATACCTGTTGGTAGCGGCTTCAAAGCACCATCGAGCGAATCTAACAACATTCCTAACAACATTGCCTTTGACCTCAAAAAAAAGAATCTATTAGAGGGGGAAATGAAAGATATTTTGTTCTACCACAGAAAATTATTTGATTCTTGCCTTTCAAAGAATTTCCATGATACACAAGAACAATCGTTTTTTTAA
- the psbZ gene encoding photosystem II reaction center protein Z, whose amino-acid sequence MTLAFQLAVFALIATSSILLISVPVVFASPDGWSSNKNVVFSGTSLWIGLVFLVGILNSLIS is encoded by the coding sequence ATGACTCTTGCTTTCCAATTGGCTGTTTTTGCATTAATTGCTACTTCATCAATCTTATTGATTAGCGTACCCGTTGTATTTGCTTCTCCTGATGGTTGGTCAAGTAACAAAAATGTTGTATTTTCCGGTACATCATTATGGATTGGATTAGTCTTTCTGGTGGGTATCCTTAATTCTCTCATCTCTTGA
- the rps2 gene encoding ribosomal protein S2: MTRRYWNINLEEMMEAGVHFGHGTRKWNPKMAPYISAKRKGIHITNLTKTARFLSEACDLVFDAASRGKQFLIVGTKNKEADSVSCAAIRARCHYVNKKWLGGMLTNWSTTETRLHKFRDLRTEQKTGGLSRLPKRDAAMLKRQLSHLQTYLGGIKYMTGLPDIVIIVDQHEEYTALQECITLGIPTICLIDTNCDPDLADISIPANDDAISSIRLILNKLVFAICEGRSGYMRNP; the protein is encoded by the coding sequence ATGACAAGAAGATATTGGAACATTAATTTAGAAGAGATGATGGAAGCAGGAGTTCATTTTGGCCATGGTACTAGGAAATGGAATCCTAAAATGGCACCTTATATCTCTGCAAAACGTAAAGGTATTCATATTACAAATCTTACTAAAACTGCTCGTTTTTTATCAGAAGCTTGTGATTTGGTTTTTGATGCCGCAAGTAGAGGAAAACAATTCTTAATTGTTGGCACTAAAAATAAAGAAGCTGATTCAGTATCATGCGCTGCCATAAGGGCTCGGTGTCATTATGTTAATAAAAAATGGCTCGGTGGTATGTTAACGAATTGGTCCACTACAGAAACGAGACTTCATAAGTTTAGAGACTTGAGAACCGAACAAAAAACAGGGGGGCTCAGCCGTCTTCCGAAAAGAGATGCGGCTATGTTGAAAAGACAATTATCTCATTTGCAAACATATCTGGGCGGGATTAAATATATGACAGGGTTACCCGATATTGTAATCATCGTTGATCAGCACGAAGAATATACGGCCCTTCAAGAATGTATCACGTTGGGAATTCCAACAATTTGTTTAATCGATACAAATTGTGACCCCGATCTCGCAGATATTTCGATTCCAGCGAATGATGACGCTATATCTTCAATCCGATTAATTCTTAACAAATTAGTATTTGCTATTTGTGAGGGCCGTTCTGGCTATATGAGAAATCCGTGA
- the atpH gene encoding ATP synthase CF0 subunit III produces MNPLISAASVIAAGLAVGLASIGPGVGQGTAAGQAVEGIARQPEAEGKIRGTLLLSLAFMEALTIYGLVVALALLFANPFV; encoded by the coding sequence ATGAATCCACTGATTTCTGCCGCTTCCGTTATTGCTGCTGGATTGGCTGTAGGGCTTGCTTCTATTGGACCTGGAGTTGGTCAAGGTACTGCTGCGGGTCAAGCTGTAGAAGGTATTGCGAGACAGCCTGAGGCGGAGGGAAAAATACGAGGTACTTTATTGCTTAGTCTAGCTTTTATGGAAGCTTTAACAATTTATGGCCTGGTTGTAGCATTAGCACTTTTATTTGCTAATCCTTTTGTTTAA
- the psbC gene encoding photosystem II CP43 chlorophyll apoprotein codes for MKTLYSLRRFYPVETLFNGTLALAGRDQETTGFAWWAGNARLINLSGKLLGAHVAHAGLIVFWAGAMNLFEVAHFVPEKPMYEQGLILLPHLATLGWGVGPGGEVIDTFPYFVSGVLHLISSAVLGFGGIYHALLGPETLEESFPFFGYVWKDRNKMTTILGIHLILLGIGAFLLVFKALYFGGVYDTWAPGGGDVRKITNLTLSPSIIFGYLLKSPFGGEGWIVSVDDLEDIIGGHVWLGSICILGGIWHILTKPFAWARRALVWSGEAYLSYSLAAISVFGFIACCFVWFNNTAYPSEFYGPTGPEASQAQAFTFLVRDQRLGANVGSAQGPTGLGKYLMRSPTGEVIFGGETMRFWDLRAPWLEPLRGPNGLDLSRLKKDIQPWQERRSAEYMTHAPLGSLNSVGGVATEINAVNYVSPRSWLATSHFVLGFFFFVGHLWHAGRARAAAAGFEKGIDRDFEPVLSMTPLN; via the coding sequence ATGAAAACCTTATATTCCCTGAGGAGGTTCTACCCCGTGGAAACGCTCTTTAATGGAACTTTAGCTTTAGCTGGTCGTGACCAAGAAACCACTGGTTTCGCTTGGTGGGCCGGGAATGCCCGGCTTATCAATTTATCTGGTAAACTACTAGGGGCTCATGTAGCCCATGCTGGATTAATCGTATTCTGGGCCGGAGCAATGAATCTTTTTGAAGTGGCTCATTTCGTACCAGAGAAGCCTATGTATGAACAAGGATTAATTTTACTTCCCCACCTAGCTACTTTAGGTTGGGGGGTAGGTCCTGGTGGGGAAGTTATAGATACTTTTCCATACTTTGTATCTGGAGTACTTCATTTAATTTCCTCTGCAGTATTGGGCTTTGGCGGTATTTATCATGCACTTTTAGGACCTGAGACACTTGAAGAATCTTTCCCATTCTTCGGTTATGTATGGAAAGATAGAAATAAAATGACCACAATTTTAGGTATTCACTTAATCTTGTTAGGTATAGGTGCTTTTCTTCTAGTATTCAAAGCTCTTTATTTTGGGGGCGTATATGATACTTGGGCTCCGGGAGGAGGAGATGTAAGAAAAATCACCAACTTGACGCTTAGCCCAAGTATCATATTTGGTTATTTACTAAAATCGCCCTTTGGGGGGGAAGGCTGGATTGTTAGTGTAGACGATTTGGAAGATATAATCGGTGGCCATGTATGGTTAGGTTCCATTTGTATACTTGGTGGAATTTGGCATATCTTAACCAAACCCTTCGCATGGGCTCGACGCGCACTTGTATGGTCTGGAGAGGCTTACTTATCTTATAGTTTGGCGGCTATATCTGTCTTTGGTTTCATTGCTTGTTGTTTTGTCTGGTTCAATAATACGGCTTATCCTAGTGAGTTTTACGGACCCACTGGACCAGAAGCTTCTCAAGCCCAAGCATTTACTTTTCTAGTTAGAGACCAACGTCTTGGAGCGAATGTGGGATCTGCTCAAGGGCCTACCGGTTTAGGTAAATATTTAATGCGTTCCCCGACCGGAGAAGTCATTTTTGGAGGAGAAACTATGCGTTTTTGGGATCTGCGTGCTCCTTGGTTAGAACCTCTAAGGGGTCCAAATGGCTTGGATTTGAGTCGGCTGAAAAAAGACATACAACCTTGGCAAGAACGTCGTTCCGCAGAATATATGACTCATGCTCCTTTGGGTTCTTTAAATTCCGTGGGTGGAGTAGCTACCGAGATCAATGCAGTCAATTATGTGTCTCCTAGAAGTTGGTTAGCTACTTCTCATTTTGTTCTAGGATTCTTCTTCTTCGTAGGGCATTTGTGGCACGCAGGAAGAGCTCGTGCAGCTGCAGCAGGATTTGAAAAAGGAATTGATCGTGATTTTGAACCTGTTCTTTCCATGACCCCCCTTAATTGA
- the atpA gene encoding ATP synthase CF1 alpha subunit: MVTIQADEISNIIRERIEQYNREVKIVNTGTVLQVGDGIARIHGLDEVMAGELVEFEEGTIGIALNLESTNVGVVLMGDGLLIQEGSSVKATGRIAQIPVSEAFLGRVVNALAKPIDGRGEISSDEYRLIESSAPGIISRRSVYEPLQTGLIAIDAMIPIGRGQRELIIGDRQTGKTAVATDTILNQQGQNVICVYVAIGQKASSVAQVVTTFQEKGAMEYTIVVAETADSPATLQYLAPYTGAALAEYFMYCKRHTSIIYDDLSKQAQAYRQMSLLLRRPPGREAYPGDVFYLHSRLLERAAKLSSLLGEGSMTALPIVETQSGDVSAYIPTNVISITDGQIFLSADLFNAGIRPAINVGISVSRVGSAAQIKAMKQVAGKLKLELAQFAELEAFAQFASDLDKATQNQLARGQRLRELLKQSQSAPLGVEEQVLTIYTGTNGYLDSLEIGQVRKFLVELRTYLKTNKPQFQEIISSTKTFTEEAEAILKEAIQEQRERFILQEQAA, encoded by the coding sequence ATGGTAACCATTCAAGCCGACGAAATTAGTAATATTATCCGTGAACGTATTGAGCAATATAATAGAGAAGTAAAGATTGTAAATACCGGTACCGTACTTCAAGTAGGCGATGGGATTGCTCGTATTCATGGTCTTGATGAAGTAATGGCGGGTGAATTAGTAGAATTTGAAGAAGGTACGATAGGCATTGCTCTTAATTTGGAATCAACTAATGTTGGCGTTGTATTAATGGGTGATGGTTTGCTGATACAAGAAGGGAGTTCTGTAAAAGCAACAGGAAGAATTGCTCAGATACCAGTGAGTGAGGCCTTTTTGGGTCGTGTTGTAAACGCCCTGGCTAAACCAATTGATGGTAGAGGTGAAATTTCATCAGATGAATATAGGTTAATTGAATCGTCCGCTCCGGGGATTATTTCTCGACGTTCTGTATATGAGCCTCTTCAAACAGGGCTTATTGCTATTGATGCAATGATTCCCATAGGACGTGGTCAGCGAGAATTAATTATTGGGGACAGACAGACCGGCAAAACTGCAGTAGCAACAGATACAATTCTAAATCAACAAGGCCAAAACGTAATATGCGTTTATGTAGCTATTGGTCAAAAAGCATCTTCTGTGGCTCAAGTAGTTACTACTTTCCAAGAAAAGGGCGCGATGGAATATACTATTGTGGTAGCCGAAACGGCGGATTCCCCTGCTACATTACAATACCTCGCTCCTTATACTGGGGCTGCTCTGGCTGAATATTTTATGTACTGTAAACGACACACTTCAATCATTTATGATGATCTCTCTAAACAAGCGCAAGCTTATCGCCAAATGTCTCTTCTATTACGAAGACCACCTGGACGCGAAGCTTATCCGGGGGATGTTTTTTACTTACATTCACGCCTTTTGGAAAGAGCTGCTAAATTAAGTTCTCTTTTAGGCGAAGGAAGTATGACCGCTTTACCAATAGTTGAAACCCAATCGGGAGATGTTTCGGCTTATATTCCTACTAATGTAATTTCGATTACTGATGGACAAATATTCTTATCTGCCGATCTATTCAATGCCGGAATCCGACCCGCTATTAATGTGGGTATCTCTGTTTCCAGAGTGGGGTCTGCAGCTCAAATTAAAGCTATGAAACAAGTAGCCGGTAAATTAAAATTGGAACTGGCACAATTCGCAGAATTAGAAGCTTTTGCACAATTTGCTTCTGATCTCGATAAAGCGACGCAGAATCAATTGGCAAGAGGTCAACGATTACGTGAATTGCTTAAACAATCCCAATCCGCCCCTCTCGGAGTAGAAGAACAGGTACTTACTATTTATACCGGAACAAACGGTTATCTCGATTCATTAGAAATTGGACAGGTAAGGAAATTTCTGGTTGAGTTACGTACTTACTTAAAAACCAATAAACCACAGTTTCAAGAAATAATATCTTCTACCAAGACATTTACCGAGGAAGCAGAAGCCATTTTGAAAGAAGCTATTCAGGAACAGAGGGAACGTTTTATACTTCAGGAACAAGCAGCCTAA